The genomic region AGGAGACACCTGATATGAGATCCACGATTCTGATTGTTGACGACGACCCCGATATTCGAACGGGAGTCGCGGTGCGAATGCGTGCGGCCGGGTACGACGCCGTGACGGCGCCGGATGCGGTGGCGGGTGTTGGTCTCTTTCAAAAGTTTGCGCCTGCTTTGGTGCTTCTCGATATCAACCTACCTGGTGGCGATGGGTTCCTTGTGATGCAGCGCATACGGGAGCTCGGCAGCAATACTCCGGTCATCGTGCTCAGCGCGCGCGACCCGGAGCTGGCGGAAGAGCGTGCGCTCGCTGCCGGGGCTGCCGCGTTTTTCCAGAAGCCGGCAGACAATAGCGAGCTGTTGGAGTTGATATCGCGCCTGGCGCCACGGGTAAACAACGACGCAACGACTCCCAAATACCGGGTGCTGGTGGTGGATGACGATCCCGATATCCGGAGCGCCATGCAGGTGCGCCTGCGCGGCGCCGGCTTCAGCACGGCCGCCGCCTCCGACGGGTTGACCGCAATAACCGTCTGGCAGCGCGATCACCCGGATGTCATTCTGCTGGATATCGGTCTGCCGGGCGGCGACGGCTACAGCGTGATGCAGAGGCTGAACGATCTCGGATCGCGAACACCGATCGTTATACTGTCGGCCCGAGACCCCGCAGCGCATGCCGATCGTGCCTTTCGGCTCGGCGCGTTCGCGTACCTCCAGAAGCCGCCGGACAACGGCGAACTGTTCGACACTCTCTATCGGGCAGCGCGCGAGGCAGCTCCCGACGGCATCGGGCTGCGCATTGCTTAAGGAGCGGCCATGAAATCCCATCTATTCGGAAACCTGGGTCAGCCGCCCGGCAAGCGGCGCTTGTTACTCACCCGAACGTCACGGCGCATTCGCGAGCGGGCGAACGGGATGGCGAGCGCAAGCCGCCATTTTGAACGAGAGCCAAGTGGATTCACGCTTCAGGCGCCAGCGACAACGGCGCCACTGCAAGCCGACACGCAGCCTGAAGCGGCGCCAGATACTGCGCTCCAAAATGGTTGAGGTGGTTTAGCAGCGGATAGATCTGGTAAACGGCGCGACGGCGCCGGTATCCGGGTGACAATGGCCAGGCCGCCTCGTACGCCGCAAACAGTTCCGGCTCGAAACCCGGAAAAAGTTGCATATACGCCAGCTCCAGTTCACGGTGACTGTAGCTAACGGCTGGATCCACCAACACAGGCTCCCCACTTTCGCCGGTGAGCAGGTTGCCGCTCCACAAGTCGCCGTGCAGCAGCGATGGTGGCTCATCCACGTCCGCCAGCAGCTCTGGAAGCGCCTCCGTTACCCTAATCACGTCTCGCTCCAAATCCGGCGTGAGCGCCCTACTCTGCCGCGCCAATGCGATCTGCGGCGCAAGGCGTCGCTGTGCATAGAACCCAGCCCAGGCCACCATTCTGCCGTTTTGTTGCGGCATCAGCCCAATGAAGTTGTCGCGCTCCAGGCCGAAATCGCTTGCGGTGAAGCGGTGGAGGCGCGCCAGCCGTTCACCAACTTCGGCCGGCCGGGCCGTTTGCCGCTCATGCGGCCGGATGGCCTCAAGCAGTAGGAACGCCGGTTCGGCGCCTTGTTCGGAGTCGCGGAATGCAATTACCGCTGGAGTCCGAAAGGCGTCCGCGCGCCGGAGAATCTCCAGACCGTGGGCCTCGGCAGCAAAAAAGCCTGGCGCCGCGCGGCTGCGCCATTTGCCGAAGATCGTGCCGATGTTGGTGTGAAGTATGGCGCTCTCGTTGATCATGCCGCCGTGAACAGGCTGAACCGCGGTGACCACAAGTCCAAGCAAACGCATCTGCTCGAGCAAGGAGGCGGATAACGAGGTTTGCCCTACCAACCGTGTTCGCGCCGAATAGCGCTCAACAGGCCCTCCACAGCCGGGCCAACGAGACAAGCCGTCTCCTGGAAGTCACCGGTATACCACGGGTCCGGCACATCCAGTACGCGAGCATCGGGCGCATATTCCATGAGCAGTCGCGCCTGGCTCAGGCCGGTGGACCTTATCTGTGCCAGTATTGCGCTGTCCAGGGCGAGCAGATGCGCATAGATCTGCCCATCCCTCGGCAGCAGCGGACGCGCGGTGTGGTGGAACCGGATCCCCATCCTCTGCAGCTGCAGCCGTGTGCCGATATGTGGCTGCTCACCCAGATGCTCGCGGCTGGTTCCCGCAGAGTCCGCAGAGATCCGCGAATCCAGACCGGCGCGCCTCACGCGGTCCTCAAACAGCGCCTGAGCCATGGGCGAGCGGCAGATGTTACCATAGCAGACGAAGCATACCGATACTCCGAGTGCCGTCGGCCCTTCATCGCTGCTACCGGTCACCAGCAAACTCCAGTGATATCGTGTGGTGACCCGCGAGGTAGAGCGCCAGGCGATTGCCTTCGGCATCCACGCGTACGCGCGGGTCGTCCGCGCCCAGCAGCCGGCCATCCACATGAATCGTTGGCCGGACCCGAAAGCCGACCACGAGGAGCGCTGACGGCTTGTTCGGCCACAGGTCCACCTGGAACGTTATCGCGCTACCGCTGCTGCCGGGCTTCGTGATGGAACCTGCCGCGTGCACGATCACGCCAAGATCGCGGAAGACGTGGTAACTGTAGATGGGCGTTTCGCGATACAGCCGGACGGCATCCATCTGGACGGTTGCAGGATTGATACCCGGGTTGTTCCGCGACTGGCTGATGAGGTTGTACGAGTCCGGCAGGAGGCCCGAACGTGTGGGATCGCTTCTGGCCGGCCACGTTTGCTGAATGCCGCTCGCGGTAATACCATCGGCCAAAAGGCGCCAGAGCCAGGTTTCGGAGTACTGACTCAGCCCATACAGCGCATCGGCGTAGACCAGCCCGCACCACTGCACCGGCACACCAAGCCAGTAAGCCGCGTTCCAGTCACTGGCGCCGAACACAGGTATTGTAGCGAACATACCAACTGGCTTGTAGTCGCCATCCAGATAGATGAACGGGATGCCGGTCCATGCCCAGTATTCCGCGCGGGCAAGCAGCGTGGTGTCGCCGGTAAGCGCGTAGCCAAGCGTGAACGCTTTGACCAGCCATGCGGCCGCCAGAATGTCTGGCGTGTGCAGCGGTACCTCCCACGTTTGGGCTCCTCGTGGCGCCGTGCCATCGTACTTCTCCAGCGCGCGCAGAGCGGCGATCGCATCGTGGATTTCGTTCCAATCGCCGGCAAACGACGCATGCTGCAGCGCGGAGGCCACCACCGCAGCCGTCAGGCCATTTGCCTGATCGGACCCGTTCGTACGCGAAAGGTCGAGTCGCCCCGGCGCCGCGCTGTAATGAATGGTGAACGAAGGTCCCAGGCGCTGAAGCTCGTCGCGAGCCTGAACTTGCGCCTGCTTTGAGGCAGCCAGCGGGTCTCCAAACATCAGCGCCGGGGCAGGCGTGACGATGTGCCCGATATGAGCGTCGTTCCATCCGCCCTTCGGAATCGCTGCTACCGCCTGGCTCGCGGCATCCGTCAGCTCGCTGCGCAGCGTTTTATCACGTGTGTGCTGTGCCAGCCATGTCATCATCATGCCCGCGTCGGCCGCAGGCTGCAGGCCGAACGATCCGGGAATCGCGTGATGAAAGAGCCCGCCGCTGCGAATGCCGCTGTGCAGCCAACCGTCATCGGCCATCCCCTCCCATACCGATTCGGCCGGCTTGACAATTGTGGGCTGTGGCATCAGGTCCACGTACTGCGAAACGGCGCCAATAGCACTGTCATCACGCCCGCCAAGGATGGTAGCCTGAAGCGTGATCGGTTGGTTGGCCTGCACCAGTTCAGGAGCGTATGGCAGCAGGCTTCCATCCGCGCGGCTGGCCGTATCCGCGCCGGGAAAGAGCACGCCCAGTACGTTGGCGCCGGAGTGAAACGTGCGATCCGGTGCGTCGAACAGTGCGCAATACTCGGAACTGCGCTGCCACGTGATGCCAACAAAACGACTATCCGCAGCCAGCGCCATCATGGGGAAGGTCACCTTCTCATTTGGCGGCACACGCCGGTCGGCTTGCGGACCAACGAGGTCCTTCGTCGAACTGCTGGGCTCATCGCCGTCCAGATACTCAAGACCAGGAAGTATCGCCTGAGTTTTGGATGCGCCGTATGCGCCGAGACCGGGGAATATCATCAGCATGGGCAGGTAGATCACCTGGCGATCCTGGTCCACAGTCACCGTTGTTTGCACCTGCACGCCGTCGCGCGGAGAAGCAGGGTCGGTTGTTCGGCTGGTGAACGTCTGCACAAACGTCCATGCGGCGCCGCCGGCATCCCGCGCCGTCGCAGTAACAGTGACTGTCGCACCCTTTTGGGCCTGGACCGCGTCGCTGTGAGCCAGGTCAAGCCACTGTTCCTTGCCGTTTGCAAGTACGCCGATGAGCGGCCGGCTGCCGCCCATGGCCATCAGCTTGCCCGCCACAAGCACATCGAAACGCTGCCAGGTGTGGGGATCGATTCTTATTGACACGTCGCCGGAAGCAACCGACAAGGCATCGGCGCCAATGGGACCGACCGACGGCTTGAGCCACACCGGATCCTGCAGAATCACGCGACGTGACACACGTATCCCGGAAACAACAACGCTGCCGTGTGCTCCGGGCGGGTCGAGGCGAAGGTGGTAACCAGGACCGAGCGGTGGGAGCGGAACCTGGCAGGTTTCCCACGCGCCGGCCCTCACGGGAAACTTGACCGAGTGCGGCTCGGAAGGGGCATTCCGGTAGTAGTAGATCTGCCCGGTGCCGCCCGCCTGGGAGTCGAGCCGTACGGTGCACCACAGCGGCTGGCCAACTGGATAGTCACGCGGCGGTCCAAAGATATAGGGATCGCTGCCGGTGATCGAGATTTTGAGGCCGGCGGCGTCGCTGCTCAGCGGTCCCATATCGTGCGTGGGGCCCCATTCGCTCGCGGTTGTAGGCTGGGTGAAATCGAAAAGCGCGAGTGATTGTGCCGCAGCCGGCGGTGTGAGCCAGGGCGTCGCCGCCGAGCAGAGCGCGACTGCAAATGCAGCAAGATGCTTCTTGATACTCATTTTGAACAGTGGCTCCGTCCACGGTATCGACGCGGTGGTGCGCCGGGCCTACCGGCGCTGCGAACCTTTGCGCCATTAGGCCTGCGGCAGGTTCTGCGCCGCCTGACGACGAACTTGATCCGAATGATCATTGAGGCTGAAGCGCTTGCCGGTGAGCTGAGCCGGCTGTTGAGCCTGGGACAGTTTGTATCCGGCTCGGCATCGGTTGGGCA from Armatimonadota bacterium harbors:
- a CDS encoding response regulator; amino-acid sequence: MRSTILIVDDDPDIRTGVAVRMRAAGYDAVTAPDAVAGVGLFQKFAPALVLLDINLPGGDGFLVMQRIRELGSNTPVIVLSARDPELAEERALAAGAAAFFQKPADNSELLELISRLAPRVNNDATTPKYRVLVVDDDPDIRSAMQVRLRGAGFSTAAASDGLTAITVWQRDHPDVILLDIGLPGGDGYSVMQRLNDLGSRTPIVILSARDPAAHADRAFRLGAFAYLQKPPDNGELFDTLYRAAREAAPDGIGLRIA
- a CDS encoding fructosamine kinase family protein yields the protein MLGLVVTAVQPVHGGMINESAILHTNIGTIFGKWRSRAAPGFFAAEAHGLEILRRADAFRTPAVIAFRDSEQGAEPAFLLLEAIRPHERQTARPAEVGERLARLHRFTASDFGLERDNFIGLMPQQNGRMVAWAGFYAQRRLAPQIALARQSRALTPDLERDVIRVTEALPELLADVDEPPSLLHGDLWSGNLLTGESGEPVLVDPAVSYSHRELELAYMQLFPGFEPELFAAYEAAWPLSPGYRRRRAVYQIYPLLNHLNHFGAQYLAPLQAACRLAVAPLSLAPEA
- a CDS encoding low molecular weight phosphotyrosine protein phosphatase, with the translated sequence MTGSSDEGPTALGVSVCFVCYGNICRSPMAQALFEDRVRRAGLDSRISADSAGTSREHLGEQPHIGTRLQLQRMGIRFHHTARPLLPRDGQIYAHLLALDSAILAQIRSTGLSQARLLMEYAPDARVLDVPDPWYTGDFQETACLVGPAVEGLLSAIRREHGW